A stretch of DNA from Candidatus Saccharimonadales bacterium:
AGCGATTCGCGGGCAAATTGGCGGGTTGCCGCTAAGTTTACCTACCGTCGCATTAAAACAAGCAGCTAGGCGCTAGACCTGGTGACGGCTGGTGACGGTAATAGTACTTCCCGTTTCGTCAAAGTAGGTTAGGGTGAATTCATCACAACCACCCGCTGCGGTTGTCTGGCACGAGGGTTCGTTAGAGGGTCTTGACGCGGTGTAATTAATGTAATCGTTAGCTTGGGATGCGGCGGTCGAAGATAGCGCGTTTGTCGCGCCGGCAGCCATATTAGGCATGTCGAGGACGGCTACGGCTATTTTGAGTTTTGCGGCAACGACAGTACCGGTATTACCTGCC
This window harbors:
- a CDS encoding prepilin-type N-terminal cleavage/methylation domain-containing protein, encoding MKSKSGFTLVELLVVMVVIAILASVALVTYARVQRDANDNTRKGNAAIIAEGLERYYDQNGEYPSVTALVNNTAGNTGTVVAAKLKIAVAVLDMPNMAAGATNALSSTAASQANDYINYTASRPSNEPSCQTTAAGGCDEFTLTYFDETGSTITVTSRHQV